In Phaseolus vulgaris cultivar G19833 chromosome 3, P. vulgaris v2.0, whole genome shotgun sequence, the sequence taaaaattaaattttcaaaaacttaGTTAAGAACCTTATGTTCTTGTTCTATCAATATAATCTTGTTTATTAGTTATAtgacaatttatattttttttatcttttaatttatcaagccgttttttaaaataaaattataataaaatattaatttttaaaacaaataatatatcaaataattaatattgatgTGCGACAAAGACCGGTCTAGTTCCTTTTGGCAACTCTCGAAAGCTACGAGAAACACGCTGCCACGTGTCTTCATCTTCCTCTACCGTACATGACACGTGGACGGCATCGAAGAGACAAACTATAAACTTTtccattatatataaattaaatgaaaaatacgTAAGAAtaagtttttcttcttctttatattaATACAGTTTTTAGTAATAAGTTAGATAAATCTTTAAAAATAGACATTATACTTGATTAGAAGTTACTACTCATATGGTGTAGATATCTTCttagtaaataaatattttttaacttttagtttaatggaagatttttaaaaataattttggagagtgagaaaaactaaaaaaaaatttagctaattttatagatcaaaataattagttattattaaattaaagactattttataaaataaaataaatcttacATATTATTTGAAATGCAAAACATATAAAAtgaaatacataaatataaaacaaatctAAAAAGTGGAAATTTTGCATTGAATGAGTGTGATAAagaaatttattgtttattacaTGGGTGAAGTAGAAAGTTATTGAAATGGTAGGAAACATTAACTAAAAGAAGTTATAAGAAATCAAGGATAAACTTCAATGAGAGATTTGAAGCCAAAAAGTGGGCTAAACTTGCATTTGGTGAAGCCAGCCTGGTATATGAGTTTCTCCcattctttcttttctctttcttttccatTGAAGAGAGACAGCATCACCAAGTCATACTCCAGCTTCAACTCTGTCAATTCTCTATCATCACCTGCTTCATCAATTACTGTGTCTATGATTATCACCTTTTCCTCTTTCCCTTTCCCACAAATAGCTTCTCTGCACTTCTTCAGTATCTTTATGGAGAGTTCATCATTCCAATCATGCAGAACCCACTGCAAATACTCAAATTTCAGCAATAATCAATATATTGCTACACATTTAGTATATGATTAGTCAAGCccttataatataatatatgattGTATCTTAACATAGTATAATTAAGTTTAAATGAAgtgactttaagtctaattcaacctGTAAAACTGGCTAAGGTGAGTTTTGCACCCACTTTtatactatgaaagactctaatctctagtcgatgtgggatctccaacccACCCTCATGCCGAGACtgtcaactcgtgcgtgagactatatattatgggtggtccgatagcggtcTGATACCGGGTGACACGATATGTctaacacaaacactcgctaggataggctcgaaatggctctgataccatattacgaagtgaactttaagactaactcaactccataaaaccgactcaatGAGATGAGGTtagcacccacttatatatatatatagcaagaTGTTGATCTAGAACATGAAGATATGTGTACACATGTGTATACCTACCTTGAGTAAAACTGCATCAGCAGCAGGGATGGAGTGAAACACATCACCACCAACAAAGCTCAGATTCTGGGTTGTTGTCAAGTTAGCCACCACTTGTGGTTGGTCAAAGACGGTGCATTTCAAGTGAGGAAAGGCTTCGTGGATTTGCTTGGAGACAGCACCAGTGCCACCTCCCACATCCACAAGAGAACCCAACCCCTCAAACACGTGCCTGCATTCTTGGAGGCCCAGCTTGATGATTTCAGAATCAGCAGCCATAGCCTTCTGAAACACGTTCAGCAGCTCAAAATCACTGTTCATAAATTCCCAGTAACTCTCTCCCGTTACGCTCTCGAAGAGTGGAAGTTCCGTATCCTCTGTGAACAGTTTCTTGGAGGAGTTCCACATGTTCCCCACACTTGGAGCAAATGCTACTTCTACAAGAGGAGCCAAGCAGAAGGAGTTGCTTCTCACTAGAAACTTCGATGCAAGAGTCAAATCGTAcgttgcttcttcttcttcttcaccgtTTTCTGTTTTCCTGAAGAATTGGTTGTGTGTTAGAAGGCGCATGAAGCGGCGGAGAACACCGATTCTTGAAGGGTGAAGATTGAGAAGTGAGGCCAAGTCGGAGAGAGTGATGGGTTTTCCATGGTTGTGGATTGCGTGTGCTGTGCCAAGCTCTGTAGCATACTTCAGAGCCATGCAGCTCACGAAGTTCAGAACGTATTTGTTGACATGCATTTGAGCTTTATACATTTCACTCCTTTCTGTATCTGCACTGCCATTGTCACTGAAAACCATTCTTTTTTGCTTTTTCTGAAACTTTTTCTGTAAgttcttgatttgatttgatgtaATGTGCTTTGTCTATGATGCATGCTTATTTATAGAGTGCTTCCATGGAGATATAAATAAAGGAAAAGACTTCTTTTACACATGTGAAACTCATCTACTTACTTACACATGAAACACAAAACACATGTACTTATTATACATGGAACAGATGTACTTACACGACTTTATTGATTTGTGAAGTGAATGTTTTCTTATCACCACCCATGAGTAAAtttttgttttacatttttattttaacttttaattacttataattttaatttataaaaaatctaatttcattttgttcttCTACATTTGAAttaatctttattttctttgttgtcATCCTTTCGTTTTACCTACATATAGAAGATTAAACTCCTTTGTATTGATTCTCTTATAATATCGTATTGACATTGAATTTTGAGGTTTGGTGTAGTAAACtttattcctaaattttctataaaaacaaattgtttttgaatGCTTGTTGAAAATtctgttgtttttctttgattacaGTTATTTGTTAATTCGTTTAGTCTTAATCAATTTCTTGTACGCCTAGTcaagagataaaagataaacatCTAATTGAGTAGATGCTTGGAACGAATTgagatattaaataatttagttgaCGTTTGTTTTACTGATGAGATTTTGTTGAATGTAAGTAACATTTGTTTAATTGAGTTCAACTATGTGacaaaattaaagaataataaTCTTAAGAAAACTAATGAAGAATTCATTTCTAAAtatttcattcaaattcaacctCCAATTTCAAAAAACCAACATTCAATAATGTTTACATTTCAAGTAATTCATACTACAATTCAAACATATTCAAGAACTTATTCACATCACAATCAATATGAAATTTATCAAATCAACAAAATCTATCATCTCTATACTTTcacattaaatttaaattaaaatactcTAATTTACTCAACAACAAACcctacaagaaaaattaaagcTCATGATCACATCACTTTCATTTTCAAATCTTCTCATCTGAAGTTCTATTGAAAAGTAAAATTACTTTCTCTTACGTGAATATAAACAGACATGCTCCCAAAGAGTTTCATCTCCTAAAGAACACATGGATAATTTAAATTGTACCACAGAGTCCTGAACAATGATTCAAACATATCACTAAGACTCAAAACTACAATGGACTAATCCTAAAGCTATAAACATCACAT encodes:
- the LOC137806003 gene encoding isoflavone 4'-O-methyltransferase-like yields the protein MVFSDNGSADTERSEMYKAQMHVNKYVLNFVSCMALKYATELGTAHAIHNHGKPITLSDLASLLNLHPSRIGVLRRFMRLLTHNQFFRKTENGEEEEEATYDLTLASKFLVRSNSFCLAPLVEVAFAPSVGNMWNSSKKLFTEDTELPLFESVTGESYWEFMNSDFELLNVFQKAMAADSEIIKLGLQECRHVFEGLGSLVDVGGGTGAVSKQIHEAFPHLKCTVFDQPQVVANLTTTQNLSFVGGDVFHSIPAADAVLLKWVLHDWNDELSIKILKKCREAICGKGKEEKVIIIDTVIDEAGDDRELTELKLEYDLVMLSLFNGKEREKKEWEKLIYQAGFTKCKFSPLFGFKSLIEVYP